A window from Podospora bellae-mahoneyi strain CBS 112042 chromosome 1 map unlocalized CBS112042p_1, whole genome shotgun sequence encodes these proteins:
- a CDS encoding uncharacterized protein (EggNog:ENOG503NYSU) — MQYDFFVTMGGLAVRHQESDIYEGHKMRTCIISAHLAKEVADQDVKALMLPRSFIMHQSKADFFKKSLVVIQVSWVIIECAARKVYGLPLSLLELHIMVHVVCAILMYAFWFNKPWKYSDFQHKLVHKNPFDLLLEALAYVYHHKLAVFSSLVLPVAYGGVHLSAWNFEFPTVQKAVIWKVSSIIIVTIGPALILATLFAAAFSWLILGCDEPEHYDSDDEVAVLGQAVMPLLITPFIFGITMLIVMLAARVFLVVEVFISLRAAPLGVFYSPACVEMLPHV, encoded by the exons ATGCAATATGACTTCTTCGTAACGATGGGTGGGCTCGCCGTGAGGCATCAAGAAAGTGATATATATGAAGGGCACAAAATGCGCACATGTATCATCTCTGCCCATCTTGCAAAGGAGGTAGCAGATCAAGATGTCAAAGCACTGATGCTGCCAAGGTCCTTCATAATGCATCAGAGCAAGGCGGACTTCTTCAAGAAATCGCTGGTTGTTATCCAAGTTAGTTGGGTGATTATTGAGTGTGCTGCGCGCAAGGTATATGGCTTACCACTCAGTCTGTTGGAGTTGCACATTATGGTACATGTGGTTTGTGCAATTTTGATGTATGCCTTTTGGTTTAAT AAACCATGGAAATATTCTGACTTTCAGCACAAACTCGTACACAAAAACCCCTtcgatctcctcctcgaagCCCTGGCCTATGTCTATCATCACAAGTTAGCAGTATTTAGCTCTCTCGTCCTACCTGTGGCCTACGGCGGTGTCCATCTTTCGGCTTGGAACTTCGAATTTCCCACTGTTCAAAAGGCCGTTATCTGGAAGGTGTCCTCCATTATTATCGTAACTATTGGACCAGCTCTGATATTGGCCACACTCTTTGCAGCCGCTTTTTCTTGGCTGATTCTCGGT TGCGACGAACCAGAGCATTACGACTCGGATGATGAAGTCGCAGTGTTGGGCCAGGCGGTTATGCCCCTTCTCATCACTCCTTTCATATTCGGTATCACCATGCTAATTGTGATGCTGGCCGCCCGCGTGTTCTTGGTAGTGGAGGTCTTCATCAGTTTACGGGCCGCACCTCTAGGTGTGTTTTACAGTCCTGCTTGTGTTGAAATGTTACCGCATGTATGA
- the dus2 gene encoding tRNA-dihydrouridine synthase 2 (COG:J; BUSCO:EOG092628FW; EggNog:ENOG503NU4X): MAFRSLSHHSRILSRLLPTVSVPAVARVTAAAPTTTTFAIRTSNPLRTMASTAAEVAMPPNEPAATIQETTSPANAVGRTPEEAAAAENTVKWCISSLPEKVLARRVPIPPNGVDYRGKIVLAPMVRSGELPARLLALKYGADLVWGPETVDHSLIGTTRRTNPRTSCIEWTRPPSQAHNKAGYDENVIFRLDPTREKGKLVFQIGTSDPDRALAAARLVAGDVAGIDVNAGCPKPFSTSGGMGAALLQTPDKLVAILENLTRHIIPEFGIGVSVKIRLLETPEKTEALVRRLVGTGITGLTIHCRTTPMRPRERAIRGQLRMIGYICREAGVACVVNGDVADRRDGYKLMEEFRVDGAMIATAAEKNPNVFLKEGEEKTTWEQYARELVRFAMEVENKMSNTKFTLSQIVPGREPVYKTMCAQGKSYEELVKVMGFEEMVEMARRTDEVLRLGEWAPKKEGKGKKGQQQQMKGKNEKKRKSEDEVDGAKEVKKEKVVVVAEPVAQQDGPALAQAA; encoded by the exons ATGGCTTTCAGGTCACTCAGCCACCACTCACGGATCCTGTCTCGACTGCTGCCAACCGTTTCCGTTCCCGCTGTTGCAAGAGTTACCGCCGCTGCCCCCACTACTACTACATTTGCGATCAGGACATCGAACCCCCTTCGAACGATGGCTTCGACGGCGGCAGAGGTTGCCATGCCACCAAACGAACCAGCTGCCACCATCCAAGAAACCACATCTCCCGCCAATGCTGTCGGGCGCACCCCCGAAGAAGCCGCCGCGGCAGAGAACACAGTAAAATGGTgcatctcctcccttcccgAAAAGGTCCTCGCAAGGAGGGtgcccatcccccccaacgGCGTCGACTACAGAGGCAAGATTGTTCTCGCACCAATGGTACGATCGGGGGAGCTGCCGGCCAGGTTGCTGGCGCTTAAGTACGGGGCTGATTTAGTATGGG GCCCAGAAACAGTCGACCACTCCCTCATCGGCACCACCCGGCGAACCAACCCCCGAACCTCCTGCATCGAATGGacccgccccccctcccaagcccacAACAAAGCCGGTTACGACGAGAACGTCATCTTCCGGCTTGACCcaacaagagaaaagggaaagCTGGTTTTCCAGATTGGAACCTCTGACCCGGATAGAGCGCTCGCGGCGGCGAGGCTGGTGGCGGGGGATGTGGCTGGGATAGACGTCAACGCCGGCTGTCCAAAGCCTTTCTCTACCTCGGGCGGGATGGGCGCTGCACTGTTGCAGACGCCGGATAAGCTTGTTGCCATCCTGGAGAATCTGACGAGGCATATCATCCCCGAGTTTGGGATTGGGGTCTCGGTGAAGATTAGATTGCTGGAGACACCGGAGAAGACGGAAGCGTTGGTtaggaggttggtggggacGGGGATCACGGGGTTGACGATCCACTGCCGGACTACGCCTATGCGACCGAGGGAACGGGCGATAAGGGGGCAGTTGAGGATGATTGGGTACATCTGTCGCGAGGCGGGGGTGGCGTGCGTGGTGAATGGGGATGTGGCTGACAGGCGGGATGGGTATAAGCTCATGGAGGAGTTTAGGGTGGACGGGGCGATGAttgcgacggcggcggagaagaatCCGAATGTGTttttgaaggagggggaggagaagacaaCGTGGGAGCAATATGCGAGGGAGCTGGTGAGGTTTgcgatggaggtggagaatAAGATGAGTAATACCAAGTTTACGCTCAGTCAGATTGTGCCGGGGCGGGAGCCGGTTTATAAGACCATGTGCGCGCAGGGGAAGAGTTATGAGGAGTTGGTTAAGGTGAtggggtttgaggagatggtggagatggcgaggaggacggatgaggtgttgaggttgggggagtgggcgccaaagaaggagggcaaggggaagaaggggcagcagcagcagatgaaggggaagaatgagaagaagaggaagagtgaggatgaggttgatggggcaaaggaggtcaagaaagagaaggtggtggtggttgctgagcCAGTTGCCCAACAGGATGGGCCTGCTCTTGCTCAGGCAGCGTAA
- the PPE1 gene encoding Protein phosphatase methylesterase 1 (EggNog:ENOG503NYW4; MEROPS:MER0037853; BUSCO:EOG09264E5J; COG:S), with product MSELQKKWAKARLSNTMQAHAYAPSQAMGTTAMPIPATTLQPPVGLPDFNELDEEDEDQFGSLSSIPNHPQDDDSSSASSVSSTGTVIPSPGRALFARPQGVPTRSSLDPIPWTTYFERELFLLSTDGTITYHVYLTSPDPPTPSTTNNPAPGAKPSTGGPLFVTHHGAGSSALSFAVLGSEIRKRLPSAGILSLDARGHGLTTITSPSPNEPTDLSLGTLSQDLCNAILLTAKAMSWPDIPPLILVGHSLGGAVVTELAYQPLLPPSVSLLGYAVLDVVEGSALDALQSMQTYLSTRPQGFHSLKEGIEWHVRSRTIRNSVSARVSVPALLVDTTTTTQPQQQPPSTKVSKPWKWRTDLSSTQPFWQGWFVGLSKKFLGQGATGLGKGAGKMLLLAGTDRLDTELTIGQMQGKYALQVFPEAGHFIHEDLPEKTAVALVDFYRRNDRSALVLPPKVSELLAQGRRV from the exons ATGAGCGAGTTGCAGAAGAAGTGGGCAAAAGCAAGACTTTCCAACACGATGCAAGCGCACGCCTACGCACCAAGCCAAGCCATGGGGACCACGGCGATGCCAATCCCAGCAACGACATTACAGCCACCCGTTGGTCTTCCCGACTTCAATGAgctggatgaagaagatgaagaccaGTTTGGATCTCTCTCATCTATTCCAAACCACCCACAAGATGACGACTCCTCGTCCGCATCTTCAGTCTCATCAACAGGCACAGTAATCCCATCACCTGGCAGAGCTCTGTTTGCAAGGCCACAAGG AGTTCCAACCCGCTCGTCCTTAGACCCAATCCCCTGGACAACCTACTTTGAACGtgaactcttcctcctctcaacaGACGGGACCATAACCTACCACGtctacctcacctcccctGATCCCCCTaccccttcaaccaccaacaacccagcaCCAGGAGCCAAACCATCCACCGGCGGTCCCCTCTTCGTAACCCACCACGGTGCCggctcctccgccctctccttcgcCGTCCTCGGCTCTGAAATTCGCAAACGTCTCCCCTCAGCcggcatcctctccctcgacgCCCGCGGCCACGGCCTaacaaccatcacctcccccagccccaacGAACCAACCGACCTCTCCCTCGGTACTCTATCCCAAGACCTCTGCAATGCAATCCTCCTCACGGCCAAAGCCATGTCCTGGCCTGACATTCCCCCTCTCATCCTAGTAGGCCATTCTCTAGGCGGAGCCGTTGTCACCGAACTCGCCTaccaaccccttcttcccccttcaGTTTCGCTACTGGGATACGCAGTACtcgatgttgttgaaggcTCAGCCCTAGACGCCTTGCAGTCAATGCAGACATACCTCAGCACCCGGCCACAGGGGTTTCATTCATTAAAGGAAGGCATAGAATGGCATGTTAGGTCACGAACAATAAGAAATAGCGTCAGTGCGAGGGTTAGTGTCCCTGCTCTATTAGTcgataccaccaccacgacacaaccacagcaacagccacccTCAACGAAGGTGTCAAAACCGTGGAAATGGCGGACGGATCTTAGTTCTACCCAGCCGTTTTGGCAAGGGTGGTTTGTGGGATTGAGCAAGAAGTTTTTGGGACAAGGGGcgacggggttggggaagggggcggggAAGATGTTGCTTTTGGCGGGGACGGATAGGTTGGATACCGAGTTAACTATTGGGCAGATGCAGG GGAAATATGCTCTCCAGGTGTTTCCTGAGGCGGGGCACTTTATTCATGAGGACTTGCCTGAGAAGACGGCGGTGGCGCTGGTGGACTTTTACAGGAGGAATGACAGGAGTGCGTTGGTGTTGCCGCCGAAGGTGTCGGAGTTGTTGGCgcaggggaggagggtttag
- a CDS encoding uncharacterized protein (EggNog:ENOG503NYNJ; COG:S), with amino-acid sequence MKTWIFRAGLAGLALANGVLGADILETVGFSNCNGTAAVSVQRVNIKYNNEDKSVTFDVAGSSSQIQNVTAVLNVTAYGQNIYSNAFDPCDPATFVDQLCPVPAGIFSAKGTQNIPEEFANLVPAIAFQIPDIAAMATLQLQSKESGERVACLEAQVSNGKTAVVPAVSYVAAGVAGAALIMSGISAAGAAFSGASAAASGASAGGMGTISPSFTEVFGWFQGMAMNGMMSVNYPNVYRSFSQNFGFSTGLVPWTQMQLSIDQFRNMTGGNLTEDSVEFLRGATLVYPDGSSSTPSSSALLKRAFDNFVHLARRQIEGIETSVNTTEPGVVPEGGAPTETIRVAVTGMQAYVQELSVPKSNTFMTVLLIVALVIAVIVVGVLLVKIILEFWALFGSFPKSLSGFRKHYWGSIGRAITHLILLLYGVWVLYCVFQFTNGDSWAAKTLAGITLFLFTGILAFFSFNIWRTARRLKKQEGDVAGLYDDKSIWVKYSLFYESYRKGCWWIFVPTIIYMFAKGFALAATDGNGMVQTSAQLIIEGVMLIVLIWSRPYERKSSNVINITIQVVRVLSVVCIFVFVEQFGIAQTTQTVAGVVLIAVQSALTGILAILIAWNAISACCKKNPHRQRRKEMEKMQRDTLTPLDARNSLLLDREKTAQSDLTDSFSLLKTGAPLGTVDTKQSLTRPVSSASSRYTPPPTQPQHTRDGSNDSSYFRSNNRESRQPRLPISVNGTVYHSQPNPYGGGAMGYGGGGHGPGGVYGYRG; translated from the exons ATGAAGACGTGGATTTTTAGGGCAGGTTTGGCTGGTTTGGCTCTGGCGAATGGAGTACTCGGCGCGGATATTCTCGAGACAGTAGGATTCAGCAACTGCAACGGCACTGCTGCAGTTTCGGTACAAAGGGTCAACATTAAGTACAACAACGAGGACAAATCAGTAACCTTCGATGTGGCCGGCTCGAGCTCGCAGATTCAGAATGTCACAGCCGTCTTGAACGTCACGGCTTACGGTCAGAATATCTACTCGAACGCTTTCGATCCCTGCGATCCCGCCACATTTGTTGACCAGTTGTGCCCCGTTCCCGCGGGCATTTTTTCTGCCAAGGGTACGCAAAATATTCCCGAGGAGTTTGCCAACCTGGTCCCAGCTATCGCGTTTCAGATTCCCGATATTGCGGCCATGGCTACGTTGCAGCTTCAGTCCAAGGAGTCCGGTGAGAGGGTAGCGTGTCTGGAGGCTCAGGTGAGCAATGGCAAGACTGCCGTCGTCCCTGCCGTTTCCTacgttgctgctggtgttgctggggctGCTTTGATCATGAGCGGCAtctctgctgctggagcGGCCTTCTCAGGTGCCAGTGCTGCGGCAAGCGGTGCCAGTGCTGGCGGTATGGGGACTATCAGCCCCAGCTTCACCGAGGTCTTTGGCTGGTTTCAGGGCATGGCCATGAACGGTATGATGTCGGTCAACTACCCCAACGTTTACCGAAGCTTTTCCCAGAATTTCGGCTTCTCGACCGGTCTCGTGCCCTGGACACAGATGCAGCTTTCCATCGATCAGTTCCGCAACATGACTGGAGGCAACTTGACAGAAGACAGCGTGGAGTTCTTGAGAGGCGCTACTTTGGTGTACCCGGATGGTTCGTCCTCTACACCTTCCAGCTCGGCTCTCTTGAAGAGGGCATTCGACAACTTTGTTCACCTTGCCAGACGTCAGATCGAAGGTATCGAGACCAgcgtcaacaccaccgagcCCGGTGTTGTGCCCGAAGGTGGTGCTCCCACCGAGACTATCCGTGTGGCTGTCACCGGCATGCAAGCCTACGTCCAGGAGCTCTCCGTCCCCAAGTCCAACACCTTCATGACTGTACTCCTCATTGTGGCTCTTGTCATCGCCGTCATTGTTGTaggcgtcctcctcgtcaagaTCATTCTCGAGTTCTGGGCTCTCTTCGGCAGCTTCCCAAAGTCATTATCTGGCTTCCGCAAGCATTACTGGGGCTCCATTGGCCGCGCCATCACTCACTTGATTCTTCTGCTCTATGGCGTGTGGGTTCTGTACTGCGTCTTTCAATTTACCAATGGAGACTCCTGGGCGGCCAAGACCCTGGCTGGtatcaccctcttcctcttcaccggCATTCTtgcctttttctccttcaaCATCTGGCGCACAGCCCGGAGactcaagaagcaggagggcGACGTTGCAGGGTTGTACGACGACAAGAGCATCTGGGTCAAGTACAGCTTGTTCTACGAGTCCTATCGCAAAGGTTGCTGGTGGATTTTCGTGCCCACCATCATTTACATGTTTGCCAAGGGTTTCGCTCTGGCTGCCACTGACGGCAATGGCATGGTTCAGACGTCTgcccagctcatcatcgaGGGCGTCATGCTCATCGTTCTGATCTGGAGTCGCCCCTACGAGCGCAAGTCGAGCAACGtgatcaacatcaccattcAGGTTGTCCGCGTTCTCTCGGTTGTCTGCATCTTTGTCTTTGTTGAGCAATTCGGCATCGCCCAAACCACCCAGACTGTGGCCGGTGTCGTCTTGATCGCTGTGCAGTCTGCTCTGACGGGCATCCTCGCCATTCTGATTGCCTGGAACGCGATCAGTGCCTGCTGCAAGAAGAACCCGCACAGACAGAGAAGAAAGGAGATGG AAAAAATGCAACGTGACACCCTCACCCCACTGGATGCGCGCAActctctccttctcgacCGTGAGAAGACGGCGCAGTCTGATCTTACTGACTCCTTCTCCCTGCTCAAGACGGGTGCTCCCCTGGGCACTGTTGACACGAAGCAGTCCCTGACTCGTCCCGTGTCTTCGGCTTCGTCAAGATACACGCCGCCCCCTACCCAGCCGCAACATACCCGTGATGGTAGCAATGATAGCTCTTACTTCCGCAGCAACAACCGGGAAAGCAGGCAGCCAAGGCTACCAATCTCAGTCAATGGTACGGTGTACCATTCGCAACCCAACCCATACGGAGGAGGTGCTATGGGGTATGGAGGTGGAGGCCACGGGCCAGGAGGGGTGTATGGATATCGGGGATGA
- a CDS encoding uncharacterized protein (EggNog:ENOG503P2G5; COG:K) has product MTQLLSTVFGELGLAQYLDAFLEQGFDTWETILDITESDLDTLGVKLGHRRKLQRRIANTRGIAPDASLVSPTQPSIEELRLQDAQRPDASRQDARDAGVLVVTKRKYRRHPKPDENAPERPPSAYVLFSNKMREELKGRNLSFTEIAKLVGENWQSLNASEKEPYESQAQAIKEKYLSDLAEYKKTPEYKKYMLYLQEFKAKHGSPPQDKDTGKRMKMSDGEGSNRTSPPRTGQHRSSRSGSQEDSRRSSEPPASRGQRLGSVVSMSESQYSTATTPGASHASPRDEPIHSPTISKTERHERSPALNSMEAPSQRTQNWRDEPPNMQRHLPSLSDVFEGQRFPGGMHSVEMNGYRFPREPLPSPNGHPGRIEGGDSRPPTLKSEQSTSGSTSSGSPFGQPRTPVDGQLPIHALLTSKPDHFDLSQQQHQQYPLQQRPPHIFQGGSYPSGTGTLPAINGYARPVLSQPPVTAHSSSAGYPSLASDQAPAHPRQARHPHPQAGNPDAARLDGMSALLQAGEIVNRRAQ; this is encoded by the exons ATGACGCAACTACTGTCGACCGTTTTTGGAGAGCTGGGCCTTGCCCAGTACTTGGATGCGTTCCTCGAGCAAGGGTTTGACACATGGGAAACCATTTTGGATATTACCGAGTCCGATCT CGACACGTTAGGAGTGAAGTTGGGTCATAGAAGG AAACTTCAAAGACGGATTGCGAATACAAGGGGCATTGCGCCGGATGCTTCTCTCGTCTCGCCCACCCAGCCAAGCATTGAAGAACTGAGACTTCAAGACGCGCAGAGGCCGGATGCCTCCAGGCAAGATGCCCGGGACGCAGGTGTCCTTGTGGTCACCAAACGGAAATACCGTCGTCATCCCAAG CCTGACGAAAATGCGCCAGAGCGGCCGCCCTCGGCTTACGTGCTCTTCTCAAACAAGATGCGCGAGGAGCTGAAGGGTCGAAATTTATCATTTACCGAGATCGCCAAACTTGTTGGCGAGAACTGGCAAAGCCTCAATGCTTCTGAAAAGGAGCCCTATGAGTCCCAAGCGCAGGCGATCAAGGAGAAGTACCTAAGCGATCTTGCCGAGTACAAAAAAACTCCCGAGTACAAGAAGTACATGCTGTACCTGCAAGAATTCAAAGCCAAGCATGGCTCTCCCCCTCAAG ATAAGGATACAGGGAAAAGGATGAAAATGTCTGATGGTGAAGGTTCCAACCGCACGAGCCCCCCAAGGACTGGTCAACATCGCTCCAGCAGAAGCGGCAGCCAAGAGGACAGCCGCAGAAGCAGCGAACCCCCAGCAAGCCGGGGACAGAGGCTTGGATCAGTCGTGTCGATGAGCGAATCTCAGTACTCGACTGCCACAACCCCTGGAGCTTCTCACGCCTCGCCAAGAGACGAGCCGATACACTCGCCCACGATCAGCAAAACCGAGCGCCACGAACGATCCCCCGCGCTCAACTCGATGGAGGCACCGAGTCAACGAACCCAAAATTGGAGGGACGAGCCACCCAACATGCAGAGGCACCTCCCATCCTTGTCGGACGTTTTCGAAGGTCAGAGATTTCCAGGTGGAATGCACTCGGTCGAGATGAATGGGTATCGGTTCCCGCGTGAGCCTCTACCAAGCCCAAACGGCCACCCAGGCCGCATCGAGGGTGGCGATAGCCGGCCACCAACCCTCAAGAGCGAGCAGTCGACGTCTGGGAGCACATCCTCGGGCTCGCCTTTTGGCCAGCCAAGAACGCCAGTCGATGGCCAGCTGCCAATACACGCGCTGTTGACATCGAAACCAGACCATTTCGATCtcagccagcagcaacaccaacagtACCCCCTACAGCAACGACCGCCACATATCTTTCAGGGTGGCTCATACCCCAGTGGTACCGGTACTTTGCCAGCAATTAATG GTTATGCCAGGCCCGTCCTTTCGCAACCGCCAGTAACCGCACATTCCTCCAGCGCGGGTTACCCCTCGCTAGCATCAGATCAAGCAccagctcatcctcgacaggccagacatcctcatccccaagCTGGGAACCCAGATGCCGCCAGACTCGACGGCATGAGCGCGTTACTGCAAGCCGGCGAGATTGTCAACCGTCGAGCCCAATAG
- a CDS encoding uncharacterized protein (EggNog:ENOG503P8VP), with amino-acid sequence MASPNSPPENGASETEPPRNENSSSSSSSSPLPSASVGENLAQEFVHIPPLHPKSFGTPVQFLATREEEKPQFKDDEISLYYGISPDLDGGPAEHRSGEQTATALENDLTKLESKLDEILASLGVDIDDLEEGEDSTNADKKSNGEVDGKK; translated from the exons ATGGCGTCGCCGAACTCCCCACCCGAGAACGGTGCCTCCGAGACGGAGCCGCCTCGGAATGAGAAttcgtcatcttcgtcgtcgtcgtcgccgctCCCCTCAGCGTCGGTTGGTGAGAACTTGGCGCAG GAATTTGTCCACATCCCCCCTTTACATCCGAAAAGCTTCGGCACTCCAGTTCAATTCCTGGCCacgagggaggaagagaaaccACAGTTCAAGGACGACGAGATCAGTCTTTACTATGGCATATCGCCCGATCTGGACGGTGGCCCCGCAGAGCACAGATC GGGCGAGCAGACTGCCACGGCGTTGGAGAACGACCTGACCAAGTTAGAGAGCAAGTTGGATGAGATTTTGGCCTCGTTGGGGGTCGACATTGACGacctggaggagggggaggactCCACCAATGccgacaagaagagcaacgGGGAGGTCGACGGCAAGAAGTGA
- a CDS encoding uncharacterized protein (COG:B; COG:D; BUSCO:EOG09260WU6; EggNog:ENOG503NW4R), with product MPRVSAAHRRSVSRVPSGNMAASPFKSPVKMPLNDDAQEKAQRSHGRKALHEAHVNQLRQAVTEGAARATTPRRQSLALVDLDGVDSPDNSQSNPRTPNNNRRRRHSGRENFLDDENDVVIGGKAVTPMKRVPILANFEEWMKMATDNKINAANSWNFALIDYFHDMSLLKEGDGVNFQKASCTLDGCVKIYTSRVDSVATETGKLLSGLADSRDSKRKKGEEEEDEEEDEVDEDGNVRKKAKKKTQRSSEATLAPSFASLQLKKFELEFAVDPLFKKASADFDEGGAKGLLLNHLMIDSQGRIVFDSSDDANDASTSRTRKKKAEEGGVEGEEDEGMDGSMQDHEDTEMPEEEEDEGDIEIDVVGLGQRFFPDLSRLDEMDVCPSLKEFDLGDPSGSLDIPFLRAPEDWRDQEKEKTPGAGNKSEMYIDDENPLGFDDFDGLGTFDLGGDVAFGEGGEAWAREAALEPQMMRVFDAGLGLGNDGGEAEGEGDAVDLMDTANPDYVISMTHAQKADKVHEDILSYFDQALQKNWSNAEHWRIRKIKDNNKTTEPAKQRKEKQPFEIDFASPLDPAIADAIYTSATSNTTISMAKKDWKSKTRNLLPDDKHFNSKQLLSLFLKPKARLHSRKKLTSGHHDAVSARRAEALDSNGPVELNEAFWASQKAPESNPLSDDLPQGDYDANFFQDDGLPFAGGDADDDDMDDEFADAREHFSPDLPLGNQGGMTEVGMTGAFGGMTVTNPADLAFGTMLVTQSRRVRPEYVQYARVAKKVDVRRLKEEIWKGMGLEKLEEAPPPAPTPESPTPEDPELKFTDVMNGLQRVYPKPVMDDISTSYCFICLLHLANEKGLVISKTEGLEELTIRKDWGAEISIGGE from the exons ATGCCTCGTGTATCAGCGGCGCACCGCAGAAGCGTGAGCCGGGTCCCCTCGGGGAACATGGCCGCCTCACCCTTCAAGTCGCCAGTGAA AATGCCCCTCAACGACGACGCCCAAGAAAAAGCCCAGCGCTCCCACGGCCGCAAAGCCCTCCACGAAGCCCACGTCAACCAGCTCCGTCAAGCCGTTACCGAAGGCGCCGCCCGCgcaaccaccccccgccgccagtccctcgccctcgtcgACCTCGACGGCGTAGACTCGCCCGACAACTCCCAATCCAACCCCCGcactcccaacaacaaccgccgccgccggcacAGCGGCAGGGAAaacttcctcgacgacgaaAACGATGTCGTGATCGGCGGCAAGGCCGTCACGCCCATGAAGCGGGTGCCCATCCTGGCCAACTTTGAGGagtggatgaagatggcgaccGACAACAAGATCAACGCGGCCAACTCGTGGAACTTTGCTTTGATCGACTACTTTCACGACATGAGCTTGctgaaggagggggatggggtcaATTTCCAAAAGGCGAGCTGCACGCTGGACGGGTGTGTCAAGATTTACACCAGCAGGGTGGACAGTGTGGCGACCGAGACGGGCAAGTTGCTGAGCGGGTTGGCGGATAGTAGGGAtagcaagaggaagaagggggaggaggaggaggatgaggaggaggatgaggtggatgaggatgggaatgtgagaaagaaggccaagaagaagacgcagCGGTCGTCTGAGGCGACGCTGGCGCCGTCGTTTGCTTCGTTGCAGTTGAAGAAGTTTGAGCTGGAGTTTGCGGTGGATCCGCTTTTCAAGAAGGCGTCGGCGGAttttgatgaggggggtgcgaaggggttgttgttgaatcATTTGATGATTGATTCTCAGGGGAGGATTGTGTTTGATAGTAGTGACGATGCGAATGATGCGTCGActtcgaggacgaggaagaagaaggcggaggaaggaggggtggaaggggaagaggacgagggtaTGGATGGGTCGATGCAGGATCACGAAGACACGGAAAtgcccgaggaggaggaggacgagggggatATTGAGATTGATGTTGTCGGGCTTGGGCAGAGGTTCTTCCCGGACCTGAGCCggttggatgagatggatgtgTGTCCTTCGCTCAAGGAGTTTGATCTTGGCGATCCTTCTGGTTCGCTTGACATTCCCTTCCTTAGAGCGCCGGAGGATTGGCGAgaccaggagaaggagaagaccCCCGGGGCTGGCAACAAGTCTGAGATGTACATCGATGACGAGAACCCCCTCGGCTTTGACGACTTTGACGGCCTCGGCACCTTCGATCTCGGCGGCGATGTAGCcttcggcgagggcggtgaaGCCTGGGCTCGTGAAGCTGCTCTCGAACCCCAAATGATGCGTGTCTTTGACGCCGGTCTCGGTTTGGGCAACGACGGCGGGGAAGCAGAAGGTGAAGGCGACGCGGTCGACCTCATGGACACGGCCAACCCAGACTACGTCATCTCCATGACCCACGCCCAAAAAGCCGACAAGGTCCACGAGGACATCCTCAGCTACTTTGACCAAGCCCTCCAAAAGAACTGGTCCAACGCCGAGCACTGGCGCATCCGCAAGAtcaaggacaacaacaagaccaccgAACCTGCGAAGCAGcgcaaggagaagcagccttTTGAAATCGACTTTGCCTCGCCCTTGGACCCCGCCATCGCAGACGCGATTTACACCTCTGCGACGTCAAACACGACCATTTCCATGGCGAAGAAGGACTGGAAGTCAAAGACGCGGAACCTGCTGCCGGACGACAAGCACTTCAACAGCAAGCAGCTCTTGTCCTTGTTCCTCAAGCCCAAGGCCCGCCTCCACAGCAGGAAGAAGCTCACCTCGGGCCATCACGACGCCGTGTCCGCCCGCCGAGCGGAAGCCTTGGACAGCAACGGGCCGGTGGAGCTTAACGAGGCGTTTTGGGCTTCGCAAAAGGCGCCGGAGAGCAACCCGCTCTCGGATGATTTACCACAGGGAGACTACGATGCGAACTTCTTCCAGGATGACGGGCTGCCTTTTGCGGGTGGGGAtgcggatgatgacgacaTGGATGATGAGTTTGCGGATGCGAGGGAGCACTTCTCTCCGGACTTGCCGTTGGGGAACCAGGGGGGCATGACGGAGGTGGGCATGACGGGGGCGTTTGGGGGGATGACGGTGACGAACCCGGCGGATCTGGCGTTTGGGACGATGCTGGTCACGCAGTCGAGGAGGGTAAGGCCCGAGTATGTCCAGTATGCGAGGGTGGCGAAGAAGGTGGatgtgaggaggttgaaggaggagatttggaaggggatggggctggagaagttggag GAggcaccaccccctgccCCTACACCTGAGAGCCCCACGCCGGAGGATCCAGAGTTGAAGTTCACCGATGTGATGAACGGGCTGCAGAGGGTGTACCCCAagccggtgatggatgaCATCTCGACGAGTTACTGCTTTATCTGTCTGTTGCATTTGGCGAAcgagaaggggttggtgattaGCAAGACggaggggctggaggagttgaCGATCAGGAAGGACTGGGGGGCAGAGATTTCGATTGGCGGGGAGTAG